The following proteins are co-located in the Camelina sativa cultivar DH55 chromosome 12, Cs, whole genome shotgun sequence genome:
- the LOC104733182 gene encoding uncharacterized protein LOC104733182, with protein MPRPGPRPYDCIRRAWHSDRHQPMRGLLIQEIFRIVCEIHSQSTKKNTEWQEKLPVVVLRAEEIMYSKANSEAEYMDLKTLLDRTNEAINTIIRLDETTETGEYLQPFFMKPNHFVPKNLVAVAQEKRVEKCSVSKYSAYPLCYSFLQIPDSCKSKNSRPASVKDAASGITFGGCECDLSLRLGPSKPTQKRSKISNNNS; from the exons ATGCCCAGACCAGGGCCAAGACCGTACGACTGTATCAGAAGAGCTTGGCATAGTGACAGACACCAACCCATGAGGGGTTTGCTCATCCAAGAGATTTTCAG gatTGTTTGTGAGATTCATAGCCAATCCACAAAGAAGAACACAGAATGGCAAGAGAAGCTCCCTGTGGTTGTCTTGAGAGCTGAAGAAATCATGTATTCCAAAGCCAATTCTGAG GCTGAGTATATGGACCTGAAGACCCTTTTAGACCGTACAAACGAAGCCATCAACACCATCATACGGCTTGATGAGACCACCGAAACTGGGGAATATCTTCAGCCTT TTTTCATGAAACCGAACCACTTTGTTCCAAAGAATCTTGTTGCAGTAGCACAAGAGAAACGGGTCGAGAAATGTTCTGTTTCCAAGTACTCAGCCTACCCTTTATGCTATTCATTCCTGCAAATCCCTGACTCGTGCAAGTCCAAGAACAGCAGACCAGCGAGTGTCAAAGATGCAGCAAGTGGCATTACCTTTGGTGGGTGTGAATGTGATCTGTCTCTGCGCTTAGGTCCTAGTAAGCCTACTCAAAAACGAAGTAag
- the LOC104730044 gene encoding uncharacterized protein LOC104730044 translates to MLSPTLFPLFCALFLCLPVAVIFTIQRELTGFVSPEFGSFRSLSVFSLYSRNVPDSVSSPPVVRFRQPLPKDDEPLLRLASRVNPNLPPGSTRKLAFMYLTTSPLPFAPLWEMYFSGSSKDLYNVYVHADPTRKYDPPFSGVFKNRVIHSKPSSRLTPSLAAAARRLIAHALLDDPLNYMFALISPSCVPIRSFDFTYKTLVSSRKSFIEILKDEPWKFDRWAARGDEAMLPEVTLEEFRIGSQFWVLKRRHARVVARDRRIWAKFNQTCVREDTCYPEENYFPTLLNMRDPRGCVPATLTHVDWTVNVDGHPRMYEAEEVVPELIERLRKTRPRYGEDGINGSEWSAVERMDPFLFARKFSPDAFEPLFGMARTVLFNDSAGSV, encoded by the coding sequence ATGCTATCTCCGACGTTGTTTCCTCTCTTCTGcgctttgtttctttgtcttccgGTGGCTGTCATCTTCACAATTCAGCGAGAACTCACCGGCTTTGTTTCGCCGGAGTTTGGTAGTTTCCGCTCTCTCTCCGTCTTCTCTCTCTACTCTAGAAATGTCCCcgactctgtttcttctcctccGGTGGTTCGGTTTCGACAGCCGCTTCCTAAAGACGACGAGCCACTTCTACGGCTAGCTTCACGGGTTAACCCGAATCTCCCTCCCGGTTCGACCCGGAAATTGGCTTTCATGTACTTAACGACGTCGCCTCTTCCGTTCGCGCCACTCTGGGAGATGTACTTCAGTGGAAGCTCCAAAGATCTTTACAATGTCTACGTTCACGCGGATCCGACCCGAAAATACGACCCGCCTTTCTCCGGCGTGTTTAAGAACCGAGTCATTCACTCTAAACCTTCGAGTAGACTCACACCATCTCTAGCAGCGGCGGCGCGTCGGTTAATAGCACACGCGCTTCTCGACGATCCGTTGAACTACATGTTTGCCCTAATCTCGCCTTCGTGCGTACCGATTCGCTCCTTTGACTTCACTTACAAGACACTGGTCTCGTCTCGTAAGAGCTTCATCGAGATACTCAAAGACGAGCCGTGGAAGTTCGATAGATGGGCTGCGCGTGGTGACGAGGCCATGCTTCCGGAAGTGACGCTCGAGGAGTTCCGCATCGGGTCTCAGTTCTGGGTTCTGAAACGGAGACACGCGCGTGTGGTGGCGCGTGATCGGCGTATATGGGCTAAGTTTAACCAGACGTGCGTGCGGGAAGACACGTGCTATCCTGAAGAAAATTACTTTCCTACCCTTCTTAATATGAGGGATCCACGTGGATGTGTGCCCGCAACGCTGACTCACGTGGATTGGACTGTGAACGTCGATGGTCACCCGCGTATGTACGAGGCCGAGGAGGTCGTGCCTGAGTTGATCGAACGGCTTAGAAAGACTCGACCAAGATACGGTGAGGATGGAATCAACGGTTCAGAATGGTCTGCGGTTGAGCGGATGGATCCGTTTCTGTTCGCTAGGAAGTTTTCTCCGGATGCTTTCGAGCCGTTGTTTGGTATGGCTAGAACCGTTTTGTTCAATGACTCAGCTGGAAGTGTGTGA
- the LOC104730046 gene encoding probable clathrin assembly protein At4g32285, with amino-acid sequence MALSMRKAIGVVKDQTSIGIAKVASNLAPDLEVAIVKATSHDDDQSNEKYIREILSLTSLSRGYVHACVISVSRRLKKTRDWIVALKALMLVHRLLNEGDPLFQEEILHATRRGTRILNMSDFRDEAHSSSWDHSAFVRTYASYLDQRLELALFERKGKSGGGSGGSSSHQSNGDDGYGRFRDDFRSPPPRSYDYESGNGFGMPKRSRSFGDMNEIGGGRDEKKSVTPLREMTPERIFGKMGHLQRLLDRFLSCRPTGLAKNSRMILIAMYPVVKESFRLYADICEVLAVLLDKFFDMEYTDCVKAFDAYASSAKQIDELIAFYHWCKDTGVARSSEYPEVQRITSKLLETLEEFVRDRAKRAKSPERKEIEAPPPPAAPVEEPVVDMNEIKALPPPENYTPPPPPAPEPKPQQPQVTEDLVNLREDNVTGDDQGNKFALALFAGPPGNNGKWEAFPSDNGVTSAWQNPAAEIGKADWELALVETASNLENQKAAMGGGLDPLLLNGMYDQGAVRQHVSTSELTGGSSSSVALPLPGKNSHILALPAPDGTVQQVNQDPFAASLTIPPPSYVQMAEMDKKQYLLTQEQQLWQQYQQEGMRGQASLAKMGPAPTAMPYGMPPVNGMGPPPMGYYYNNPY; translated from the coding sequence ATGGCGCTAAGCATGCGTAAAGCGATCGGAGTAGTCAAGGATCAAACCAGCATCGGTATAGCGAAAGTAGCTAGCAACCTAGCTCCAGATCTGGAAGTTGCGATCGTCAAAGCTACAAGCCACGACGACGATCAATCTAACGAAAAGTACATCCGCGAGATCCTTAGCCTTACTTCACTCTCACGTGGTTACGTCCACGCCTGTGTCATTTCCGTCTCACGCCGTCTCAAGAAGACACGTGACTGGATCGTTGCTCTCAAGGCTCTTATGCTCGTTCACCGTCTTCTTAACGAAGGTGATCCTCTCTTTCAAGAAGAGATCCTTCACGCTACGAGACGAGGTACTAGGATTCTTAACATGTCTGATTTTCGTGATGAGGCTCATTCTAGCTCTTGGGATCACTCTGCTTTCGTTAGAACGTATGCTAGTTACTTGGATCAGAGGCTTGAGTTAGCTCTTTTTGAGAGAAAGGGGAAGTCTGGTGGTGGTTCTGGTGGTAGTAGTAGTCATCAAAGCAATGGGGATGATGGTTATGGTCGGTTTAGGGATGACTTTAGATCTCCTCCTCCAAGAAGTTATGATTACGAGAGTGGTAATGGTTTTGGTATGCCTAAGAGGTCTCGTTCTTTTGGAGATATGAATGAGATTGGAGGAGGGAGAGATGAGAAGAAATCAGTTACTCCTTTAAGAGAGATGACACCTGAGAGGATTTTTGGAAAGATGGGTCATTTGCAGAGGCTGCTTGATAGGTTTTTATCTTGTCGTCCTACTGGTTTAGCTAAAAACAGCAGGATGATCTTGATTGCTATGTACCCTGTTGTGAAAGAAAGCTTTAGGCTTTACGCTGACATCTGTGAAGTCTTGGCTGTTCTGCTTGACAAGTTTTTCGATATGGAGTATACTGATTGTGTTAAGGCCTTTGATGCTTATGCTAGTTCCGCTAAACAGATTGATGAGCTCATTGCGTTTTATCATTGGTGTAAGGACACGGGTGTGGCGAGATCTTCTGAGTACCCTGAGGTTCAGAGGATCACGAGCAAGCTGTTGGAGACATTAGAAGAGTTTGTGAGAGACAGAGCCAAGAGGGCTAAAAGTCCTGAGCGGAAAGAGATtgaagctcctcctcctcctgctgcTCCGGTTGAAGAGCCAGTGGTTGATATGAATGAGATCAAAGCGCTTCCTCCTCCAGAGAATTACactcctccacctccacctgCGCCAGAGCCTAAACCGCAGCAACCACAAGTAACGGAAGATCTAGTCAACTTGAGAGAAGATAATGTCACTGGTGATGACCAAGGGAACAAGTTTGCTCTTGCGCTTTTTGCGGGTCCGCCAGGTAATAACGGCAAATGGGAAGCTTTCCCTTCTGATAACGGCGTGACATCAGCTTGGCAGAATCCAGCTGCAGAGATTGGGAAGGCTGATTGGGAACTGGCGTTGGTCGAGACAGCTAGTAATCTAGAGAATCAGAAAGCCGCAATGGGTGGTGGTTTAGATCCGTTGTTACTCAATGGGATGTACGATCAAGGAGCTGTTAGACAACACGTTAGCACCTCAGAGTTAACTGGTGGAAGTTCAAGCAGCGTAGCGCTCCCTTTGCCGGGTAAAAACAGCCATATACTAGCACTCCCTGCACCAGATGGAACCGTTCAGCAAGTGAACCAAGACCCTTTCGCTGCATCCTTGACCATCCCGCCTCCTTCGTACGTGCAAATGGCTGAGATGGACAAAAAGCAATATCTCTTGACTCAGGAGCAGCAGTTATGGCAGCAATATCAGCAAGAAGGAATGAGAGGTCAAGCTAGTTTGGCCAAGATGGGTCCAGCCCCAACCGCAATGCCTTATGGGATGCCGCCTGTTAACGGAATGGGACCGCCTCCTATGGGGTATTACTACAACAACCCTTACTga
- the LOC104730047 gene encoding auxin-responsive protein IAA29-like isoform X2, protein MELDLGLSLSPHTNSSKLGFDFDLNKHCAIDGSTASCLDSENLHFEATFRLNNEEGCYVQKPSVFALNGQPNEEDEDPLESESSTVYERITAVMNNRMATVESVGSSSTTSSRSSMYVKVKMDGVAIARKVDIKLFNSYESLTDSLITMFTQYEDCEREDTNYAFTFQGKEGDWLIPGDVPWRIFAESVHRISIIRDRPCAYTRLLF, encoded by the exons ATGGAGTTGGATCTTGGTCTCTCTCTTTCGCCTCATACTAACTCTTCCAAGTTAGGGTTTGACTTTGACCTCAACAAGCATTGTGCCATCGACGGTAGTACTGCCTCTTGTTTGGATAGCGAAAACCTACATTTTGAGGCGACGTTTAGGTTGAATAACGAAGAAGGATGTTATGTACAAAAACCAAGTGTGTTTGCCTTGAATGGTCAGCCCAACGAGGAAGACGAAGATCCTTTGGAATCCGAGTCTTCAACTGTTTACGA GAGGATCACTGCAGTGATGAACAATCGAATGGCTACAGTTGAAAGCGTTGGATCATCATCGACAACATCATCGAGATCATCAATGTATGTAAAAGTTAAGATGGATGGTGTGGCAATAGCAAGAAAGGTGGATATCAAGCTTTTCAACTCTTACGAGTCCCTCACTGACTCCTTGATCACCATGTTTACCCAAT ATGAAGATTGTGAGAGAGAAGATACAAACTATGCATTCACCTTCCAAGGGAAAGAGGGTGACTGGCTAATACCAGGGGATGTTCCATGGAG GATCTTTGCGGAATCTGTTCATCGAATATCAATAATTAGGGATCGTCCGTGTGCATATACAAGACTCTTGTTTTAA
- the LOC104730047 gene encoding auxin-responsive protein IAA29-like isoform X1, which produces MELDLGLSLSPHTNSSKLGFDFDLNKHCAIDGSTASCLDSENLHFEATFRLNNEEGCYVQKPSVFALNGQPNEEDEDPLESESSTVYDEEENSQVVGWPPVKSCMIKYRSYHHRHSRNHHHCPYHHHGRRITAVMNNRMATVESVGSSSTTSSRSSMYVKVKMDGVAIARKVDIKLFNSYESLTDSLITMFTQYEDCEREDTNYAFTFQGKEGDWLIPGDVPWRIFAESVHRISIIRDRPCAYTRLLF; this is translated from the exons ATGGAGTTGGATCTTGGTCTCTCTCTTTCGCCTCATACTAACTCTTCCAAGTTAGGGTTTGACTTTGACCTCAACAAGCATTGTGCCATCGACGGTAGTACTGCCTCTTGTTTGGATAGCGAAAACCTACATTTTGAGGCGACGTTTAGGTTGAATAACGAAGAAGGATGTTATGTACAAAAACCAAGTGTGTTTGCCTTGAATGGTCAGCCCAACGAGGAAGACGAAGATCCTTTGGAATCCGAGTCTTCAACTGTTTACGA TGAGGAGGAAAATAGCCAAGTCGTGGGATGGCCACCAGTAAAATCATGTATGATAAAATATCGTAGTTATCATCATCGTCATAGTCGTAATCACCATCATTGCCCATATCATCATCATGGTAGGAGGATCACTGCAGTGATGAACAATCGAATGGCTACAGTTGAAAGCGTTGGATCATCATCGACAACATCATCGAGATCATCAATGTATGTAAAAGTTAAGATGGATGGTGTGGCAATAGCAAGAAAGGTGGATATCAAGCTTTTCAACTCTTACGAGTCCCTCACTGACTCCTTGATCACCATGTTTACCCAAT ATGAAGATTGTGAGAGAGAAGATACAAACTATGCATTCACCTTCCAAGGGAAAGAGGGTGACTGGCTAATACCAGGGGATGTTCCATGGAG GATCTTTGCGGAATCTGTTCATCGAATATCAATAATTAGGGATCGTCCGTGTGCATATACAAGACTCTTGTTTTAA